GGAGGCGGTGGCCATTGAGGACCAGATTCTGCGTCGTCAGGCGGACGTGGCCTTCAAGGTGGGACAGGCCTTCGGCGTGGTACAACTGGCATGCGCTCAGGCAGGAGTGCCGGTGCATCACTATGGTCCTATGCAGGTCAAGAAGGCGCTGGTGGGTGCTGGCCGCGCTGACAAGGAACAGGTCATCTACATGGTCAAGGCGTCGCTGGGTGTGCGTGAACTGTTCAACAACCACGCGGCGGACGCTCTGGCGCTGGCGCTGACCCATCTGGCGCATCAACCCATGCAGGCCGCGGCTTCCCGGCTGGCCCGCGCCTAGCGCTACGCTGAATGCCTACCGCCTCACTGTCACTCTCGTTGCTGGCCTCTGTGGCGGTCACGCTGTGGTGGCTGTGGTTCTTCGTGCGCCGTGACCGTCATCCCGAACCGCTGTGGCT
This window of the Deinococcus humi genome carries:
- the ruvC gene encoding crossover junction endodeoxyribonuclease RuvC, translated to MIVLGIDPGLANLGLGLVDGNVRKARHLHHVCLTTESAWVMPRRLAYIHSEVSRLIDTYQPEAVAIEDQILRRQADVAFKVGQAFGVVQLACAQAGVPVHHYGPMQVKKALVGAGRADKEQVIYMVKASLGVRELFNNHAADALALALTHLAHQPMQAAASRLARA